A section of the Ovis canadensis isolate MfBH-ARS-UI-01 breed Bighorn chromosome 1, ARS-UI_OviCan_v2, whole genome shotgun sequence genome encodes:
- the LOC138432583 gene encoding LOW QUALITY PROTEIN: ubiquitin carboxyl-terminal hydrolase BAP1-like (The sequence of the model RefSeq protein was modified relative to this genomic sequence to represent the inferred CDS: inserted 2 bases in 1 codon; deleted 1 base in 1 codon), whose product MKKGWLELESNPGLFTLLVEDFSVKGVQVEEIYDLQSKCQGPVYGFIFLFKWIEERQSCHKVSTLVDDTSVIDDDIVNNMFFAHQLIPNSCATHALLTVLLNFSNVDLGPTLSRMKDFTKGFSPESKGYAIGNAPELAKAHNSHARPEPHHLPEKQNGLIVVWTMEAFHFVSYVPITGWLFELDGLKVYPTDHGPWGEDEEWTDKAWRVIMERIRLATAGEPYNDIRFNLMAVVPNCRIKYEARLHVLKVNHQTILEALQQLIRVTQPELIQTHKSQESQLPEESKPASSKSPLVLETSRAPVASESTHTDGVEEVADSCPQALTHNPPSKPKLVVKPPGSNINGVPPKPTPIVQQLPAFLDNYNYAKSPMQEEEDLAEGVSCSRVLVXAPQQYSDDEDDYEDEEEDDAQSTSSAIRYKRKGPGKPGPLSSSGDGQQSVLQPNTINVLAEKLKESQKDLSIPLSIKTSSGAGGPAVAVPTHSQPSPTPSNESTDTASEIGSAFNSPLCPPIRSANHTWPSSPVTSRISKVLFAEDDSLLLVDCIRYNRAVRDLGPVISTGLLHLAEDGVLSPLALTESGKGSSPSIRPSQSSQGSGSPEKEVVEAVDSREKPGLVRPSEPLNGKKYSPKGVLALLKCVEAEIANYEACLKEEVKRKKFKIDDQRRTHNYGEFICTFISMLAQEGMLANLVEQNISVRRRQGVSIGRLHKQRKPDRRKHSGPYKAKRQ is encoded by the exons ATGAAAAAAGGCTGGCTGGAGCTGGAGAGCAACCCTGGCCTCTTCACCCTCCTCGTGGAAGATTTCAGTGTCAAAGGGGTGCAGGTGGAGGAGATTTATGACCTTCAGAGCAAATGCCAGGGCCCCGTGTATGGATTCATCTTCCTGTTCAAATGGATCGAAGAGCGCCAATCCTGTCACAAGGTCTCTACCTTGGTGGATGATACATCTGTGATTGATGATGATATTGTGAATAACATGTTCTTTGCCCACCAGCTGATCCCCAACTCTTGTGCCACCCATGCCCTGCTGACCGTGCTCCTGAACTTCAGCAATGTGGACCTGGGGCCCACCCTGAGTCGCATGAAGGACTTCACCAAAGGCTTCAGCCCTGAGAGCAAAGGATATGCAATTGGCAATGCTCCGGAGTTGGCCAAGGCACATAATAGCCATGCCAGGCCTGAGCCACACCACCTCCCTGAGAAGCAGAATGGCCTTATTGTTGTGTGGACCATGGAAGCCTTCCACTTTGTCAGCTATGTGCCTATCACAGGCTGGCTTTTTGAGCTGGATGGGCTGAAGGTCTACCCCACTGACCATGGGCCCTGGGGGGAGGATGAGGAGTGGACGGACAAAGCCTGGCGGGTCATCATGGAGCGTATTCGCCTCGCCACTGCAGGGGAGCCCTACAATGACATTCGCTTCAATCTGATGGCAGTGGTGCCTAACTGCAGAATCAAGTATGAGGCCAGGCTACATGTGTTGAAGGTGAACCATCAGACCATACTGGAGGCATTGCAGCAGCTGATCAGGGTAACACAGCCAGAGCTGATTCAGACCCACAAGTCTCAAGAGTCACAGCTGCCTGAAGAGTCCAAACCCGCCAGCAGCAAGTCCCCTCTGGTGCTGGAAACAAGCAGGGCTCCGGTGGCCTCTGAGAGCACCCACACAGATGGTGTGGAGGAGGTGGCTGATTCGTGCCCACAAGCCCTGACCCACAACCCTCCTAGCAAACCCAAGCTGGTGGTGAAGCCTCCAGGGAGCAACATCAATGGGGTTCCCCCCAAGCCCACTCCTATTGTCCAGCAGCTGCCAGCCTTTCTGGACAATTACAACTATGCCAAGTCCCCCATGCAGGAGGAGGAAGACCTGGCAGAGGGTGTGAGCTGCAGCAGAGTTCTGGT TGCGCCACAGCAGTACTCAGACGATGAGGATGATTACGAGGATGAGGAGGAGGACGACgcgcagagcaccagctctgccATCAGGTATAAGCGAAAGGGCCCGGGGAAACCAGGGCCTTTGAGCAGCTCTGGGGATGGGCAGCAGTCAGTGCTACAGCCCAACACCATCAACGTCTTGGCCGAGAAGCTCAAAGAGTCCCAGAAGGACCtttccattcctctgtccatCAAGACGAGCAGCGGGGCCGGGGGTCCAGCTGTGGCAGTCCCCACGCACTCGCAGCCCTCGCCCACCCCCAGCAACGAGAGCACGGACACAGCCTCTGAGATCGGCAGCGCTTTCAATTCACCACTCTGCCCGCCTATCCGCTCAGCCAACCACACGTGGCCCTCTAGTCCCGTCACCTCCCGCATCTCCAAGGTGCTTTTTGCAGAGGACGACAGCCTGCTGCTTGTTGACTGCATACGCTACAATCGTGCTGTACGCGACCTGGGTCCTGTCATCAGCACGGGCCTCCTGCACCTGGCTGAGGATGGTGTGCTGAGTCCCCTGGCACTGACAGAGAGTGGGAAGGGTTCCTCCCCTTCCATCAGACCAAGCCAAAGCAGCCAGGGGTCTGGCAGCCCAGAGAAGGAGGTGGTGGAGGCTGTGGACAGTAGAGAGAAGCCGGGGCTGGTCAGGCCTAGTGAGCCCTTGAATGGGAAGAAGTATTCACCCAAGGGAGTGCTGGCGCTGCTGAAGTGTGTGGAGGCTGAGATTGCAAATTATGAGGCCTGTCTCAAGGaagaagtgaagaggaagaagTTCAAGATTGACGACCAGAGAAGGACCCACAACTACGGTGAGTTCATCTGCACCTTCATCTCCATGCTGGCTCAGGAAGGGATGCTGGCCAACCTGGTGGAGCAGAACATCTCAGTGCGGCGGCGCCAGGGGGTCAGCATTGGCCGGCTACACAAACAGCGGAAGCCAGACCGGCGGAAACACTCC GGTCCCTATAAGGCCAAGCGCCAGTGA